A window from Sphingopyxis alaskensis RB2256 encodes these proteins:
- the galU gene encoding UTP--glucose-1-phosphate uridylyltransferase GalU, which produces MKPIRKAVFPVAGLGTRFLPATKAIPKEMLPVVDRPLIQYAVDEAREAGIEQMIFVTGRGKSAIEDHFDIAFELEKTMSERGKDLSVLTPTRLGPGACAYVRQQEPMGLGHAIWCARDIVGDEPFAIFLPDEFMHGIPGCMKQMVDAYARVGGNLISVLEVPHEQVSSYGVIAPGARDGALTEVKGLVEKPPVAEAPSNLIISGRYILQPEVMRVLERQEKGAGGEIQLTDAMATMIGAQPFHAVTFAGARYDCGSKAGYIQANLAVALERPDIAADVRAFAIDLLK; this is translated from the coding sequence ATGAAACCGATCCGCAAAGCCGTTTTTCCCGTCGCCGGCCTCGGCACCCGCTTCCTGCCGGCGACCAAGGCGATTCCGAAGGAGATGCTGCCCGTCGTCGACCGGCCGCTCATCCAATATGCGGTCGACGAAGCGCGCGAGGCGGGGATCGAGCAGATGATCTTCGTCACCGGCCGCGGCAAGAGCGCGATCGAGGATCATTTCGACATCGCCTTCGAACTGGAAAAGACGATGTCGGAGCGCGGCAAGGATCTGTCGGTGCTGACGCCCACGCGCCTCGGCCCCGGCGCCTGCGCCTATGTCCGCCAGCAGGAACCGATGGGGCTGGGTCACGCCATCTGGTGCGCGCGCGACATCGTCGGTGACGAGCCCTTTGCCATCTTCCTGCCCGACGAGTTCATGCACGGCATCCCCGGCTGCATGAAGCAGATGGTCGATGCCTATGCGCGCGTCGGCGGCAATCTGATCTCGGTCCTCGAAGTGCCGCACGAACAGGTGTCGAGCTATGGCGTGATCGCCCCCGGCGCGCGCGACGGCGCGCTTACCGAGGTCAAGGGGCTGGTCGAGAAGCCACCGGTTGCCGAAGCGCCGTCCAATCTCATCATCTCGGGCCGCTACATCCTGCAACCCGAAGTCATGCGCGTGCTCGAACGCCAGGAGAAGGGCGCCGGCGGCGAAATCCAGCTCACCGACGCCATGGCGACGATGATCGGCGCGCAGCCCTTCCACGCCGTGACCTTCGCCGGCGCGCGCTACGATTGCGGGTCGAAGGCAGGCTATATCCAGGCCAATCTGGCGGTCGCGCTCGAACGCCCCGACATTGCGGCCGACGTCCGCGCCTTCGCCATCGACCTGCTCAAATAG
- a CDS encoding OmpA family protein, with amino-acid sequence MTIPLVRPLCTLFLTAFAALLAACQSLPAPGGFSPEQVAVLKSEGFVETALGWELSMPERLLFPTNESAVPAEQQERMRAIAMRLVSVGITTARVEGHTDSTGSSAYNLTLSRARAEAVAAPMRAGGMTFTADQIVGRGETLPLSGNDTAEGRQDNRRVVVIVTPALASQ; translated from the coding sequence ATGACCATCCCACTCGTCCGACCGTTATGTACGCTGTTCCTGACCGCTTTCGCCGCGCTGCTGGCGGCGTGCCAGAGCCTGCCCGCCCCCGGCGGATTCTCTCCCGAACAGGTCGCGGTGCTCAAAAGCGAGGGTTTTGTCGAAACCGCGCTCGGCTGGGAACTCAGCATGCCCGAACGCCTGCTGTTCCCCACCAACGAAAGCGCCGTGCCCGCCGAACAGCAGGAACGGATGCGGGCGATCGCGATGCGGCTCGTGTCGGTCGGCATCACGACCGCGCGGGTCGAAGGCCACACCGATTCGACGGGAAGCTCGGCCTATAATCTGACGCTGTCGCGGGCGCGCGCGGAGGCGGTCGCGGCTCCGATGCGCGCGGGCGGCATGACGTTCACCGCCGATCAGATCGTCGGCCGCGGCGAAACGCTGCCGCTGTCGGGCAACGACACGGCCGAAGGGCGGCAGGATAACCGGCGCGTGGTGGTGATTGTCACGCCGGCGCTTGCGTCGCAATAG
- a CDS encoding diguanylate cyclase — MSGPDLPRPVERIGARTTLQKLLSRFHFGITLFAVALSGLTILLAGVTALRGYADRNMELAAQLGAYGVEPALVFNDPVAAREGIEPLTRIPGITRLRVIDDVGRPVIEWKSPAGDPAPLLSRTFFPRPFAVTVRRNGSAIGTVEVWGDSSTLIDYVRLGLLAGLACLLVTALGTIFLARRFEYELVKPLNEIATVAHDVRLHRRFDKRVKPLGIAELDRLGGDINALLDELQGWQGHMESERALLAHRASHDTLTALPNRAAFDEQLALRIAAAKARDGRFALLFIDADNFKAANDNFGHAAGDAVLVAISACIRNTLRKDDFAARIGGDEFVVIIDPFDVGVVPADLANRLRACIADPITLPDGESYRASVSVGVAVFPDDGGDATALLTAADAAMYSEKMTHRSR; from the coding sequence ATGAGCGGCCCCGACCTGCCCCGCCCGGTCGAACGGATCGGCGCGCGCACGACGCTGCAAAAGCTGCTGTCGCGCTTCCATTTCGGCATCACCCTGTTCGCGGTCGCGCTGTCGGGGCTGACGATCCTGCTCGCCGGCGTCACGGCGCTGCGCGGCTATGCCGACCGCAACATGGAACTCGCGGCGCAGCTTGGCGCCTATGGCGTCGAACCCGCGCTGGTCTTCAACGACCCCGTCGCCGCGCGCGAAGGGATCGAGCCGCTGACGCGCATTCCCGGCATCACGCGGCTGCGCGTCATCGACGATGTCGGCAGACCAGTCATCGAATGGAAATCGCCTGCCGGAGATCCGGCGCCGCTGCTCAGCCGCACCTTCTTCCCGCGCCCCTTTGCGGTCACTGTCCGGCGCAACGGATCGGCGATCGGCACGGTCGAGGTCTGGGGCGACAGTTCGACCCTGATCGACTATGTGCGGCTCGGCCTGCTCGCCGGACTGGCCTGCCTCCTCGTCACCGCATTGGGGACGATCTTCCTCGCCCGCCGGTTCGAATATGAACTGGTCAAGCCGCTGAACGAGATCGCGACGGTCGCGCACGACGTGCGCCTCCACCGCCGCTTCGACAAGCGCGTGAAGCCGCTCGGCATTGCCGAACTCGACCGGCTCGGCGGCGACATCAATGCGCTGCTCGACGAGCTTCAGGGCTGGCAGGGGCATATGGAAAGCGAACGCGCGCTGCTCGCGCACCGCGCGTCGCACGACACGCTGACCGCGCTGCCCAACCGTGCGGCTTTCGACGAACAGCTTGCGCTGCGGATCGCTGCGGCAAAGGCGCGCGATGGCCGGTTCGCGCTGCTGTTCATCGATGCCGACAATTTCAAGGCGGCGAACGACAATTTCGGCCATGCCGCAGGCGACGCCGTGCTTGTCGCGATATCGGCCTGCATCCGGAATACGCTGCGTAAGGATGATTTCGCCGCGCGGATCGGCGGCGACGAGTTCGTCGTCATCATCGATCCCTTCGACGTCGGCGTCGTCCCGGCCGATCTGGCGAACCGCCTGCGCGCCTGCATTGCCGACCCCATCACCCTGCCCGACGGCGAATCCTATCGTGCGTCGGTCAGCGTCGGCGTCGCGGTCTTTCCCGACGATGGCGGCGACGCCACCGCGCTGCTCACCGCCGCCGATGCGGCGATGTATAGCGAAAAGATGACTCATCGTTCCCGATAG
- a CDS encoding YfiR family protein yields MLASLLLIGAVSTTPQMSVQAAAQSVVEDGGMTQAVNRMVGGIASYVRWPSGTPATNRHMCVVGTPRLAPRMAPDTPGRGSISVRYIAASAVNADCDILFLGRMPATDRRQLIAWVRGRPVLTITDDDAACLYGAMFCLSSRAASLSFSVNLDAIARGPLKIDPRVLRIGAGDGGAG; encoded by the coding sequence GTGCTGGCATCATTGTTGCTGATCGGCGCGGTTTCGACCACGCCCCAGATGTCGGTTCAGGCCGCGGCGCAGTCGGTCGTCGAGGACGGCGGGATGACGCAGGCGGTCAATCGCATGGTCGGCGGCATCGCCAGCTATGTCCGCTGGCCGAGCGGGACGCCCGCGACAAACCGCCACATGTGCGTCGTCGGAACGCCCCGGCTGGCTCCGCGAATGGCCCCCGACACGCCGGGCCGCGGTTCGATTTCGGTGCGCTATATCGCGGCATCCGCGGTCAATGCCGATTGCGACATATTGTTCCTCGGCCGGATGCCCGCGACCGACCGGCGGCAGCTCATCGCCTGGGTGCGCGGGCGCCCTGTCCTCACCATCACCGATGACGATGCGGCGTGCCTCTATGGCGCGATGTTCTGCCTCAGCAGCCGCGCAGCAAGCCTCAGCTTCTCGGTCAATCTCGACGCCATAGCGCGCGGTCCGCTCAAGATCGATCCGCGCGTGCTGCGCATCGGGGCTGGCGATGGAGGCGCCGGATGA
- the msrA gene encoding peptide-methionine (S)-S-oxide reductase MsrA, with the protein MTRETAIFAGGCFWCTEAVFQSLAGVERVESGYIGGTVANPTYKQVCGGDTGHAEAIRITFDPAVIGYDDLLDVFFATHDPTQLNRQGNDVGTQYRSAIFPLDDAQAAAARRGIERAAPDWPAPIVTTIENASEWYPAEDYHQAYWEGEGQRNPYCMAVIPPKLAKLRKGFAERLRN; encoded by the coding sequence ATGACCCGTGAGACCGCCATTTTTGCCGGAGGCTGCTTCTGGTGCACCGAGGCTGTCTTCCAGTCGCTCGCGGGCGTCGAGCGCGTCGAAAGCGGCTATATCGGCGGCACCGTCGCCAATCCGACCTACAAGCAGGTGTGCGGCGGCGACACCGGCCATGCCGAGGCGATCCGCATCACCTTCGATCCGGCGGTGATCGGCTATGACGATCTGCTCGACGTGTTTTTCGCAACGCACGATCCGACGCAGCTCAACCGCCAGGGCAATGACGTCGGCACGCAATATCGCAGCGCGATCTTCCCGCTCGACGACGCGCAGGCGGCGGCCGCGCGCAGAGGCATCGAGCGCGCCGCGCCCGACTGGCCGGCGCCGATCGTCACGACGATCGAAAACGCATCCGAATGGTATCCGGCCGAGGATTATCACCAGGCCTATTGGGAGGGCGAAGGGCAGCGCAACCCCTATTGCATGGCGGTGATCCCCCCCAAGCTCGCCAAGCTGCGCAAGGGGTTCGCGGAGCGGCTTCGCAACTGA